CCTCTGATATCATTGCTCGCCAGCCCGTCGCGCACGACTCTTACCCGCTCACCGGAAATCCGGTAGGCATCCAGTTGTTCATCGCTGATCATAATTCTCTTTCCCCTCTCTAGCCTTAGCTTGTCCAAACTTAACCTGAATCCGGTCATGAAAAAGACCCAAATGAGTATCATCCGGGTCTAGTTACGTTTCAAAGCAATCTGTATGTCTTATGAAGTTCCTATATCAGCGCTTCATTCTTCTCAAACCAGAAGTCAAGAACTTTAGCGGACATCACACGTTGTTCCAGATATTCGACCTGATGCTCTGTGAATGTCTGTCTCCAGCTGAACGACAGCTCTTCACACAAACTTGTGATTGTCAAAAGCTCTGACCAAGCAACATAACGTTTGTACCAGAAAAACTGAGGATGTTCGATCATATAGGGATACAAATCGTCGAACTCCGTGTGTTTGCAATCCAGCGCACGTTCGAAGTGATCCTTAGCCTCGGTTAGTTTATCAATAAAAAATTGCTCTGTCACCGGTTCATTCCCCATTGTGACGCCTCCTCTCTCATGTCTAATTTTTATTATAAAGGAAAACTTATAGGGTGAAAAGCAGATGTTTGAAAAATAGGCTATGTTCCTGTTATTGTCACTTACACCTTATCCAAAAACGATGGTCCCGTCATTAAGGGAGGTAATATCAACAAGGGATTCCAGACGGATTCCCTGTTCGCGGATCGTGCGGGCACCGGCCTGGAAGCTTTTTTCGACCACTACGCCAAGGCCCACCAGTTCGGCTCCTGAACGCTGGATAATCTTAATCAGGCCGCGGGCCGCGTCGCCGTTGGCGATAATATCATCGATGAAGAGGATTTTGTCATCCTCCGAGATGAACTGGCGGGACAGCATGATGTCCGTAACAATTCCTTTGGTAAAAGATGGAACCCGTTCGCAAAGAGCATCGGGATCAGCCAGCAGCGTTTTTTTGCGGCGGGCAAACACCAGCGGCACTTTCATCTCATACGCGGTGGCAAATGCCACGGCAATCCCCGAGGATTCCACAGTCACTACGCGAGTAACTCCAGCCTCAGCAAATCTGCGGGCAAATTCCCGTCCCATTTCCATCGTCAGCATCGGATCGACCTGGTGGTTAAGCAATCCGTCCAGCTTCAGCACCTGATCCGAGACGACTACGCCTTCCTCCAAAATCCGCTGTTTCAATAATTCCATAATTGTAAACCTCCATTACCCTTTATAGACGTTCCACCGAAATCGCACCTGTTCGTCCAGGCGGAAGTCATGTCCCTCTGTTCCTCATCATAACCTGTACTATGCGGACTACACAAGGCTATATCCTTGCAGGCCCCGCGATTATAAACTTCGCAGCATTCATAAGGAGGCTAAGCATGAAGTCACATGTCCGCACATTACAGATCGCTTTCACTTATATCGGCACCATTGTCGGCGCCGGATTCGCTACCGGCCAGGAAATCCTCCGTTTTTTCACCAGATACGGCCACTGGGCGCTGCTGACGATTCTATTCTCTGCCGCTCTCTTTATCTGGCTGGGCACCAAAATGATGATCATCGCCCGGAAAATCTCTGCTGACTCGTATGAGGATTTCAACCGCCACCTGTTCGGAGCCAAGGCCGGGACCATCATCAGCCTGTTTACCATGATTATTCTGATCGGGGTGAATAGCATCATGCTGGCAGGCGCCGGGGCGATCTTCAAGGAGCATCTCGGCCTTCCCTATCAGGCGGGGCTGCTTCTGACTATCCTCGGATCTTACTTGCTGCTGAAGCGCGGCATTTCCGGCATTCTGCAGATCAACAGCCTCGTGGTGCCCCTGATGCTTACTTTGTCGCTAATCCTTGTCTGCAATACGCTGGGCGTTGCGGGAGCCGAACGCTTCCTCTTCCTGCCCACCGATTACAGCAGCATCAACGCCTGGATCTCTCCGCTGCTCTATACCTCGTTCAACCTTGGCATGGCCCAGGCTGTGCTGGTTCCGCTGGCCCGTCATACGGATGACGAACGTGCGCTGGTGCGCGGCGGTATTCTGGGCGGAGCGGGCATCGGGTTCATGCTGCTGGCAGCTCATTTTGCCATGAGCTCGCAGATGCCGGGCATCCTGCAGTTCGAGATTCCGATGGGAAGCATCGCCATCCGGCTGGGTCCGGTGGTGCAAATGATTTTTCTGCTGCTGATCTTCATGGAAATCTTCAGCACCTTCGTCGCGGGTATCTACGGGGTAAGCGTACAGCTCCAGCAGCGGCTCCCCGTCGCCCCTGCGCTGGTCGCCCCGCTGCTGATGCTGATCTGCTATGTGTTCAGCCAATTCGGCTTCAGCTCGCTGCTGGGCATCTTCTACCCGATCTTCGGCGCGCTGTGTCTAATATGGGTGGTCATGCTGGTGCGTTCCCCCATGTCTCCGCCGCCAGGGCAGGGCAAGCCCCCAGCAGGAGGAGCGGGCGGCAAAAAGCAGGGGATTACGATTGTCAGCATCAAGCCTGCGATCCGGACTACACGGAAATAACTGCTGCCGCAGGGATGATGCCCGCCACAGCTTCGGCGACATGGCGGTGGCAGGTCATCATGACGATCTGCCGGGAAGCCGACAGCTCGCCAAGGAGAGCCAGAGCCGCGTGAAGCCGGTGTTCATCGAAGTTAACGAACAGATCATCGAAGAACAGCGGCAGATTCACCTTGCTGCTCATCGTTTCTGCCAGTGCCAGCCGGATCGCCAG
The sequence above is a segment of the Paenibacillus sp. FSL R7-0204 genome. Coding sequences within it:
- a CDS encoding xanthine phosphoribosyltransferase is translated as MELLKQRILEEGVVVSDQVLKLDGLLNHQVDPMLTMEMGREFARRFAEAGVTRVVTVESSGIAVAFATAYEMKVPLVFARRKKTLLADPDALCERVPSFTKGIVTDIMLSRQFISEDDKILFIDDIIANGDAARGLIKIIQRSGAELVGLGVVVEKSFQAGARTIREQGIRLESLVDITSLNDGTIVFG
- a CDS encoding YkvI family membrane protein yields the protein MKSHVRTLQIAFTYIGTIVGAGFATGQEILRFFTRYGHWALLTILFSAALFIWLGTKMMIIARKISADSYEDFNRHLFGAKAGTIISLFTMIILIGVNSIMLAGAGAIFKEHLGLPYQAGLLLTILGSYLLLKRGISGILQINSLVVPLMLTLSLILVCNTLGVAGAERFLFLPTDYSSINAWISPLLYTSFNLGMAQAVLVPLARHTDDERALVRGGILGGAGIGFMLLAAHFAMSSQMPGILQFEIPMGSIAIRLGPVVQMIFLLLIFMEIFSTFVAGIYGVSVQLQQRLPVAPALVAPLLMLICYVFSQFGFSSLLGIFYPIFGALCLIWVVMLVRSPMSPPPGQGKPPAGGAGGKKQGITIVSIKPAIRTTRK